From a single Candidatus Methylomirabilota bacterium genomic region:
- a CDS encoding dihydrodipicolinate synthase family protein, giving the protein MIEWAGVYHIMATPFTDGGALDVDGLPRLVERALETGITGFTVLGIAGEAHRLTDDERRQVIESVVKETRGRVPVAVGVSAPGTHLAAALARMARDAGAQALMLAPPNGVKNLDAVRAYYHEVAAATALPVVLQDEPVTTQVTMPAPFIASLTDELAVIEAVKLEEAPTLPKITRLRALFTRRVAIFGGLGGCYFFEELSRGADGAMTGFPYPEALRAIRDAFVAGRRDDARTLFYRWLPLIRYESQPGSTPGTSIAIRKEILRRRGWIASSCARPPATALDAGTLDELSELLAAVVG; this is encoded by the coding sequence ATGATCGAGTGGGCCGGCGTCTATCACATCATGGCGACGCCGTTCACCGACGGGGGCGCCCTCGACGTCGATGGCCTGCCCCGACTCGTCGAGCGCGCGCTCGAGACCGGCATCACCGGCTTCACCGTCCTCGGCATCGCGGGCGAGGCGCATCGCCTCACCGACGACGAGCGCCGCCAGGTCATCGAGAGCGTGGTCAAGGAGACGCGCGGCCGGGTCCCGGTCGCGGTGGGCGTCTCGGCCCCGGGCACCCATCTCGCCGCCGCCCTCGCCCGCATGGCCCGCGACGCCGGCGCCCAGGCGCTCATGCTGGCGCCTCCGAATGGGGTGAAGAACCTCGACGCCGTCCGCGCCTACTATCACGAGGTCGCCGCCGCCACCGCGCTGCCCGTCGTGCTGCAGGACGAGCCGGTGACCACGCAGGTGACGATGCCCGCGCCGTTCATCGCCTCCCTCACCGACGAGCTGGCCGTCATCGAGGCGGTGAAGCTCGAGGAGGCGCCGACCCTGCCCAAGATCACCCGGCTACGCGCGCTCTTCACCCGCCGGGTGGCGATCTTCGGGGGACTAGGCGGCTGCTACTTCTTCGAGGAGCTCTCGCGGGGCGCCGACGGCGCGATGACCGGCTTCCCCTACCCCGAGGCGCTGCGCGCCATCCGCGATGCGTTCGTCGCGGGCCGCCGGGACGACGCGCGGACCCTCTTCTACCGGTGGCTGCCGCTCATCCGCTACGAGAGCCAACCCGGCTCGACGCCCGGCACCTCCATCGCGATCCGCAAGGAGATCCTGCGGCGTCGGGGCTGGATCGCCTCCTCCTGCGCCCGTCCGCCTGCCACCGCCCTCGACGCGGGCACGCTGGACGAGCTGAGTGAGCTCCTCGCCGCCGTCGTCGGCTGA